In one Bordetella pertussis 18323 genomic region, the following are encoded:
- the tcuB gene encoding tricarballylate utilization 4Fe-4S protein TcuB, producing the protein MSTPYTESQVMARATIPIAVEDTGIEHDEAQARRILTICNACRYCEGFCAVFPAMTRRLDFVKEDVHYLANLCHNCGACLHACQYAAPHEFDVNIPRTLAKVRLKTYSEYAWPRALGQLYDRNGLTLSLATAVGLSLFLALLFWLNGALWHAPLQGNFYAIFPHNLLVAMFGLVFLYAALALGIGATRFWRGTRQDAAPPSSASGAAAEASFDVLTLRYLGGGHGEGCNEESARFTLWRRRFHHLTFYGFMLCFAATGVATVYHYALGWQAPYPVLSLPVLLGTAGGIGLLIGPAGLYLLNRKRHADHGDPAQHAMDRGFIALLFFVSLTGLLLLALRDTSWMAVLLAVHLGFVMAFFLTMPYGKFAHGIYRSAALLKNAVEKRTPGTLNVGAD; encoded by the coding sequence ATGAGCACACCCTATACCGAAAGCCAGGTCATGGCCCGCGCAACGATACCGATCGCGGTGGAAGACACCGGCATCGAGCACGACGAAGCGCAGGCGCGGCGCATCCTGACGATCTGCAATGCGTGCCGGTACTGCGAGGGATTCTGCGCGGTGTTCCCGGCGATGACGCGGCGCCTCGACTTCGTGAAAGAGGATGTGCACTATCTCGCCAATCTTTGCCATAACTGCGGAGCCTGCCTGCATGCCTGTCAGTACGCGGCGCCGCACGAATTCGACGTCAACATCCCTCGCACCCTGGCCAAGGTGCGCCTGAAAACCTATTCCGAGTATGCGTGGCCGAGGGCGCTGGGGCAGCTCTACGACCGTAACGGCCTGACGCTGTCGCTGGCGACGGCCGTGGGGCTCTCGCTCTTTCTGGCGCTGCTGTTCTGGCTCAACGGCGCCCTGTGGCACGCCCCGTTGCAGGGCAATTTCTACGCCATATTCCCGCACAACCTGCTGGTGGCCATGTTCGGCCTGGTCTTCCTGTATGCGGCACTGGCGCTGGGAATCGGCGCAACCCGTTTCTGGCGCGGCACCCGCCAGGACGCCGCGCCGCCGTCCTCGGCCAGCGGCGCGGCCGCGGAGGCTTCGTTCGACGTCCTGACGCTGCGCTACCTGGGTGGCGGACACGGGGAAGGCTGCAACGAAGAAAGCGCGCGCTTCACCCTGTGGCGGCGCCGCTTTCATCACCTGACGTTCTACGGCTTCATGCTGTGCTTCGCGGCCACCGGCGTAGCCACGGTCTATCACTACGCGCTGGGCTGGCAGGCGCCCTACCCCGTACTCAGCCTGCCCGTACTGCTGGGCACGGCCGGCGGCATCGGCCTGCTGATCGGGCCCGCCGGACTCTACCTGCTCAACCGCAAGCGCCACGCCGACCATGGCGACCCCGCCCAGCATGCGATGGACCGCGGATTCATAGCCCTGCTGTTCTTCGTGAGCCTGACCGGCCTGCTGTTGCTGGCGCTGCGCGACACGTCATGGATGGCGGTGCTGCTGGCGGTGCACCTGGGCTTCGTCATGGCCTTTTTCCTCACCATGCCGTATGGCAAGTTCGCCCACGGCATTTATCGCAGCGCCGCACTGCTCAAGAACGCCGTCGAGAAACGCACGCCCGGCACGCTCAATGTAGGCGCTGACTGA
- a CDS encoding aldehyde dehydrogenase family protein: MNVTDGIAQRSMAEYTGILINGVWQAGEGSFPVLDKYTLVPAAEVFRASRRQVAQAVAQCKAAADRGAPAARERAAVLRRAAGLLDTYRQDFEAVMMVEGGFTVHDISAEFTRAKVTLELSADEALRLTGSMVPFQASPGAEHKLGFTVRVPVGVVAAITPFNAPLNTVLHKVAPAFAAGNAVVLKPSAFTPLTSALLARVLLEAGMPPEFLAVVQGEGDDVGTWLLEEQDVAFYTFTGSTRVGRIIQRAAGLRRTQMELGSIASTIVCADADLEAAVPRIANAAFRKAGQVCTSIQRLYVEDALKNELIERLSRYLDDMPAGDPRAVATRVGPMISEAAATRAQAWIAEAVEAGARLVRGGERQGAVVQPAVLADVPESCSAWSTEVFSPMVSVGGFARFDDVLASANDTPYGLAAGIFTNDHARIMSAVRSLRFGTVHINETSSARCDVMPFGGVKDSGFGKEGPGYAAREMTEERLIVFNQ, from the coding sequence ATGAACGTGACGGACGGGATTGCGCAACGGTCGATGGCTGAGTACACAGGCATCCTGATCAACGGCGTCTGGCAGGCGGGAGAGGGCAGCTTTCCGGTGCTGGACAAATACACCCTGGTGCCCGCAGCCGAGGTCTTCCGCGCCAGCCGCCGGCAGGTCGCGCAGGCGGTGGCGCAGTGCAAGGCGGCGGCCGACCGGGGAGCGCCGGCGGCGCGCGAACGCGCGGCCGTCCTGCGCCGCGCGGCCGGCTTGCTGGACACCTATCGTCAGGACTTCGAGGCCGTCATGATGGTGGAAGGCGGCTTTACCGTTCACGACATTTCCGCCGAGTTCACGCGGGCCAAGGTGACGCTGGAACTGTCGGCCGACGAAGCGCTGCGTCTGACCGGCAGCATGGTGCCGTTCCAGGCCAGCCCGGGCGCGGAGCACAAGCTGGGGTTCACGGTGCGCGTCCCGGTGGGCGTGGTGGCGGCGATCACGCCGTTCAACGCGCCCTTGAACACGGTGCTGCACAAGGTTGCGCCGGCCTTCGCGGCGGGCAATGCCGTGGTGCTCAAGCCGTCGGCCTTCACGCCGCTGACCAGCGCGCTGCTGGCGCGGGTGCTGCTCGAGGCCGGCATGCCGCCCGAGTTCCTGGCCGTGGTCCAGGGCGAGGGCGATGACGTCGGCACGTGGCTGCTGGAAGAGCAGGATGTGGCGTTCTATACATTCACGGGCAGTACCCGGGTCGGGCGCATCATCCAGCGTGCCGCCGGGTTGCGGCGCACGCAGATGGAACTGGGCAGCATCGCCAGCACCATTGTCTGCGCGGATGCCGATCTCGAGGCCGCCGTGCCGCGGATCGCCAACGCGGCGTTCCGCAAGGCCGGCCAGGTGTGCACATCGATTCAACGGCTGTACGTCGAGGACGCGCTCAAGAACGAGCTGATCGAACGCTTGTCCCGCTACCTGGACGACATGCCTGCCGGCGATCCGCGCGCCGTCGCGACGCGGGTGGGCCCCATGATCAGCGAGGCGGCCGCGACGCGGGCGCAAGCCTGGATCGCCGAGGCCGTCGAGGCGGGCGCGCGCCTGGTGCGCGGCGGCGAGCGCCAGGGAGCGGTGGTGCAGCCGGCCGTCCTGGCCGACGTGCCCGAGTCCTGCTCGGCCTGGAGCACCGAGGTGTTCTCGCCCATGGTGTCGGTCGGGGGCTTTGCCCGCTTCGATGACGTCCTGGCCAGCGCGAACGACACGCCCTATGGCCTGGCCGCCGGTATCTTCACCAATGATCACGCCCGTATCATGAGCGCCGTTCGTTCGCTGCGCTTCGGTACGGTGCATATCAACGAGACCTCCAGCGCGCGGTGCGACGTCATGCCGTTCGGCGGCGTCAAGGACAGCGGTTTCGGCAAGGAGGGGCCCGGTTATGCGGCCCGCGAGATGACCGAAGAGCGCCTGATCGTCTTCAACCAGTAG
- the tcuA gene encoding FAD-dependent tricarballylate dehydrogenase TcuA, with amino-acid sequence MIDVLVIGGGNAALCAALSAREAGASVLLLEAAPREWRGGNSQHTRNLRCMHDAPQDVLVESYPEEEYWQDLLKVTGGITNEHLARLVIRRSSNCRPWMRSHGVRFQNSLSGTLHLARTNAFFMGGGKALVNAYYRSAAALGIQVRYDTPVAAIERDGERFVAAVLEDGARIEAGSCVLAAGGFESNLDWLDQAWGTNENGERPALQFLIRGTRYNRGVLLRHMLDSGADAIGDPTQAHMVAIDARSPLYDGGICTRIDCVPLGIVVNRAGQRFYDEGEDFWPKRYAIWGRLVAQQPGQIAWSIIDRKSIGRFMPPVFPGTQADSIEALARKLGLPVEQTSRTIAEYNATCISGTFDHTVLDDCRTQGLTPAKTHWASPIVEPPFQGFPLKPGITFTYLGLKTDDTAAVRFNDRPSPNLFVAGEMMAGNILGKGYTGGIGMAIGTAFGRIAGAGAAQHALAGRRQAA; translated from the coding sequence ATGATAGACGTACTGGTGATTGGTGGCGGCAACGCCGCGCTGTGCGCCGCCCTGTCGGCGCGCGAAGCGGGCGCGAGCGTTCTGCTGCTCGAAGCCGCGCCGCGCGAATGGCGCGGCGGAAACTCGCAGCACACGCGCAATCTGCGCTGCATGCACGACGCACCGCAGGACGTGCTGGTGGAGAGCTACCCGGAAGAAGAATACTGGCAGGACCTGTTGAAGGTCACCGGCGGCATCACCAACGAGCACCTGGCCAGGCTCGTCATCCGCCGCTCCTCCAATTGCCGGCCGTGGATGCGCAGCCATGGCGTACGGTTTCAGAACTCGCTGTCCGGAACCTTGCACCTGGCCCGTACCAACGCATTCTTCATGGGCGGCGGCAAGGCCCTGGTCAACGCGTACTATCGCAGCGCCGCCGCCCTCGGGATACAGGTGCGCTACGACACGCCGGTGGCGGCCATCGAGCGCGACGGCGAGCGCTTCGTGGCCGCCGTCCTGGAAGACGGCGCCCGCATCGAGGCCGGCAGCTGCGTACTAGCGGCCGGCGGCTTCGAGTCCAACCTGGATTGGCTCGACCAGGCCTGGGGCACCAACGAGAACGGCGAAAGGCCCGCGCTGCAATTCCTCATCCGCGGCACCCGGTACAACCGGGGCGTGCTGTTGCGGCACATGCTCGACAGCGGGGCCGACGCCATCGGCGACCCCACCCAGGCCCATATGGTGGCCATCGACGCGCGCTCCCCGTTGTACGACGGCGGCATCTGCACCCGCATCGACTGCGTACCGCTGGGCATCGTGGTCAACCGCGCCGGCCAGCGCTTCTATGACGAAGGCGAAGACTTCTGGCCCAAGCGGTACGCCATATGGGGCCGGCTGGTGGCCCAGCAACCCGGCCAGATCGCCTGGTCCATCATCGACCGCAAATCGATCGGCCGCTTCATGCCGCCCGTGTTCCCAGGCACGCAGGCCGACAGCATCGAGGCGTTGGCGCGCAAACTGGGCCTGCCCGTGGAGCAGACCAGCCGGACCATCGCCGAATACAACGCCACGTGCATATCCGGCACGTTCGACCACACCGTGCTGGACGACTGCCGCACGCAGGGGCTGACTCCGGCCAAGACCCACTGGGCCAGCCCCATCGTCGAGCCGCCCTTCCAGGGCTTTCCGCTCAAGCCGGGCATCACCTTCACCTACCTGGGCCTGAAGACCGACGACACGGCCGCGGTCCGCTTCAATGACCGGCCCAGTCCGAACCTGTTCGTGGCGGGCGAAATGATGGCGGGCAATATCCTCGGCAAGGGCTACACCGGGGGCATCGGCATGGCCATCGGCACCGCCTTCGGCCGGATCGCCGGCGCCGGCGCGGCGCAGCACGCCCTGGCCGGGCGCCGCCAGGCCGCCTGA
- a CDS encoding PaaI family thioesterase — protein sequence MSTPHTDFFGLTIPFMQLLGVVPEHSGNGTARTRLPARADLVNSRGDIHGGTLMSVLDFTLGAAIRGDTPEVGVATIDMNTSFMSPGRGDLVIETRCLRRGASIAFCKGEIRDSAGELVAKATATFKIIQRRPGGD from the coding sequence ATGTCGACACCACACACCGACTTTTTCGGCCTGACCATTCCCTTCATGCAGTTGCTCGGGGTGGTTCCCGAGCACTCGGGCAACGGCACCGCCCGCACCCGGCTGCCGGCGCGCGCCGACCTGGTCAACAGCCGCGGCGACATCCACGGCGGCACGCTGATGAGCGTGCTGGATTTCACCCTGGGCGCCGCCATCCGCGGCGACACCCCCGAAGTCGGCGTGGCCACCATCGACATGAACACCAGCTTCATGTCCCCGGGGCGCGGCGACCTGGTCATCGAAACGCGCTGCCTGCGCCGCGGCGCGTCGATCGCCTTCTGCAAAGGAGAGATCCGCGACAGCGCCGGTGAACTGGTGGCCAAGGCCACCGCCACGTTCAAGATCATCCAGCGCCGCCCCGGCGGCGACTGA
- a CDS encoding ABC transporter permease, producing the protein MSSAMASSMPGDDGARVFDRLLVPLVSLGVPLLIWEFLARSGLVSDFLFPPPSSIFSTLWSDSGADVHGGQLYRHVYYSMMRLLAGLALAAAVGTLIGILIGLTRWGRFVFKPLLSLFMPVPTLAWTPILLLLIGVDNKTTILIVFIAASFEVILNVVAGIENMNVKVFWVARSMGASRLQIFFKVIVPGILPYLITGVRLGSGYAWRALIAAEMLAASSYGLGFMIYEASEFMDMTTIYGGLIMIALLGYLIENVLMGAFEERTVGKWGVQVER; encoded by the coding sequence ATGAGCAGCGCAATGGCTTCCTCCATGCCTGGCGACGACGGGGCCAGGGTTTTCGACCGGCTTCTCGTGCCCCTGGTCTCGCTGGGCGTGCCGCTGTTGATCTGGGAATTCCTGGCGCGCTCCGGCCTGGTCAGCGACTTCCTGTTCCCCCCGCCCAGCAGTATTTTCTCCACGCTTTGGTCGGACTCCGGAGCCGACGTCCACGGCGGACAGCTATACCGCCATGTGTACTACAGCATGATGCGCCTGCTGGCCGGCCTTGCGCTGGCGGCGGCCGTCGGCACCCTGATCGGCATCCTGATCGGCCTGACCCGCTGGGGGCGGTTCGTCTTCAAGCCCTTGCTGAGCCTGTTCATGCCGGTGCCCACGCTGGCCTGGACGCCGATCCTGCTGTTGCTGATCGGCGTCGACAACAAGACCACGATCCTGATCGTGTTCATCGCGGCCAGCTTCGAGGTGATCCTCAACGTAGTGGCCGGCATCGAGAACATGAACGTCAAGGTGTTCTGGGTCGCGCGCTCGATGGGGGCCAGCCGCCTGCAGATCTTCTTCAAGGTGATCGTTCCCGGCATCCTGCCGTACCTGATCACCGGGGTGCGGCTGGGCAGCGGCTATGCGTGGCGGGCCTTGATCGCCGCGGAAATGCTGGCCGCCAGCTCCTACGGGCTGGGCTTCATGATCTACGAGGCCTCCGAGTTCATGGACATGACCACCATCTACGGCGGGCTGATCATGATTGCGCTGCTCGGCTATCTGATCGAGAACGTGCTGATGGGCGCGTTCGAGGAGCGTACGGTCGGCAAATGGGGCGTCCAGGTCGAACGCTGA
- a CDS encoding MmgE/PrpD family protein: MSMNEETAAKLQGLTRRFAKLVHDLKFEDLPEEVLHKAKLIIRDGLGNQIAASAISEPARRVVEIVREWGGKPEATVIGYGFKVPAPLAAMCNAMLGHGVELDDAHGSGLIKGGSVMIPSIMALAEANGKSGRDVITAIVAGYEVAVRIAKAINPGHRQRGFHTTGTVSLFGAAAGGAKLLGCDEEGIAAAIGLAAMQSAGIQSYLDDPCMAKPFSPGKSAFNGTMAAVMASRGFAGPRKALECKEGFFNAYCEDIRVDDLLDGLGERFVIMEVGFKPHAACRYAHGPIDLAQQFFEEGVRLEDVEKIDVRMCELSIRQASKPKASNLNAAMGSTEFGVALALAGGRNGLREYWDGFNDQRVHEAAADRTRLIMEPAYGVTGRQAAMAVTLKDGRVLQRDQAEPKGEPSNPLTDQELTDKFTGLVDMVETSSQVSGEFSQRLMRLEDEKAIADLIGPLKAAGQTPALRAA, translated from the coding sequence ATGAGCATGAACGAGGAAACCGCCGCCAAACTCCAGGGCCTGACCCGGCGTTTCGCCAAACTGGTGCACGACCTGAAGTTCGAGGACTTGCCCGAGGAGGTGCTGCACAAGGCCAAGCTGATCATTCGCGATGGACTGGGCAACCAGATCGCGGCTTCGGCCATCAGCGAGCCGGCGCGGCGCGTGGTCGAGATCGTGCGCGAATGGGGAGGCAAGCCCGAGGCCACCGTCATCGGCTACGGGTTCAAGGTGCCCGCGCCGCTGGCGGCCATGTGCAATGCCATGCTGGGCCACGGCGTGGAGCTGGATGACGCGCATGGGTCGGGCCTGATCAAGGGCGGTTCGGTCATGATTCCCTCGATCATGGCGCTGGCCGAGGCCAACGGCAAAAGCGGCCGCGACGTCATCACGGCCATCGTCGCAGGCTATGAAGTGGCGGTCCGCATCGCCAAGGCGATCAACCCCGGACATCGCCAGCGCGGCTTTCACACCACCGGCACGGTATCCCTGTTCGGCGCGGCCGCCGGGGGCGCCAAGCTGCTTGGTTGCGACGAAGAAGGCATCGCGGCGGCGATCGGCCTGGCCGCCATGCAGTCGGCGGGCATCCAGTCATACCTGGACGATCCGTGCATGGCCAAGCCGTTCAGTCCCGGCAAATCGGCCTTCAACGGCACCATGGCGGCCGTCATGGCCAGCCGCGGCTTCGCCGGCCCGCGCAAGGCCCTGGAATGCAAGGAGGGCTTCTTCAACGCCTACTGCGAAGATATCCGCGTCGACGACCTGCTCGACGGACTGGGCGAGCGCTTCGTCATCATGGAGGTCGGCTTCAAGCCGCATGCCGCCTGCCGCTATGCGCACGGCCCCATCGATCTGGCTCAGCAGTTCTTCGAGGAGGGGGTGCGCCTGGAGGACGTCGAGAAGATCGACGTGCGCATGTGCGAGTTGTCGATCCGCCAGGCGTCCAAGCCCAAGGCGTCCAACCTGAACGCCGCCATGGGCAGCACCGAGTTCGGTGTCGCGCTGGCATTGGCGGGCGGGCGCAACGGCCTGCGGGAGTACTGGGACGGTTTCAACGACCAGCGCGTCCACGAGGCCGCGGCGGACCGCACGCGTCTCATCATGGAGCCTGCGTACGGCGTCACCGGCCGCCAGGCGGCCATGGCGGTCACGCTGAAGGACGGGCGGGTGCTGCAGCGCGACCAGGCCGAGCCCAAGGGCGAGCCCAGCAACCCGCTGACCGACCAGGAGCTGACCGACAAGTTCACCGGCCTGGTGGACATGGTCGAAACGTCCAGCCAGGTCAGCGGCGAGTTTTCGCAGCGCCTGATGCGCCTGGAGGACGAGAAGGCGATCGCGGACCTGATCGGACCGCTGAAGGCGGCTGGCCAGACTCCCGCGCTGCGCGCCGCTTGA
- a CDS encoding ABC transporter permease, protein MKPLAATTAHTVMIRPAARRTPGACAAYAEFGRFMLPIVTLLVFWEFAVRAGWIASNIFPSPSMIFARASEQLFSTGPEQGMLFKHIGASLYRAISAFLLSVLIGIPLGFCLGLMPSVHKWTSPILSVMLPLPAVAWTPILLVAFGQGDRTIITVCFLGAFFPVLYSTIQGVKAVSKQSIWVVRSMGGKRRHVLLNVLLPSCLPALISGLKLGMAHSWRTLVAAEMLAAISTGLGYMIFAARSYMDVSTMFVGIALLALIGMAIEYGIFGMLEQRTIRKWHGASRIGGSK, encoded by the coding sequence ATGAAGCCGCTTGCCGCAACCACAGCCCACACGGTCATGATCAGGCCTGCCGCGCGGCGTACTCCCGGCGCTTGCGCCGCGTACGCCGAGTTCGGCCGGTTCATGCTGCCCATCGTCACCCTGCTCGTGTTCTGGGAGTTCGCCGTCAGGGCGGGGTGGATCGCCTCGAACATCTTTCCCTCGCCGTCGATGATCTTCGCTCGCGCCAGCGAGCAGCTCTTTTCCACCGGGCCGGAGCAGGGCATGCTGTTCAAGCACATCGGCGCCAGCCTGTATCGCGCCATCAGCGCCTTCTTGCTGAGCGTGCTCATCGGGATACCGCTGGGCTTCTGCCTGGGCCTGATGCCGTCGGTCCACAAATGGACCAGCCCGATCCTGAGCGTCATGCTGCCATTGCCCGCCGTCGCGTGGACCCCCATCCTGCTGGTCGCGTTCGGCCAGGGCGACCGGACCATCATCACCGTATGCTTCCTGGGCGCGTTCTTCCCTGTGCTCTACAGCACGATCCAAGGCGTCAAGGCAGTGAGCAAACAGTCGATCTGGGTGGTGCGCAGCATGGGCGGCAAGCGCCGGCACGTCCTGCTGAACGTCCTGCTGCCCTCCTGCCTGCCGGCGCTGATATCCGGCCTGAAGCTGGGCATGGCCCACTCGTGGCGCACGCTGGTCGCCGCCGAGATGCTGGCGGCCATCAGCACGGGCCTGGGCTACATGATCTTCGCCGCCCGCAGCTATATGGACGTCTCGACCATGTTCGTGGGCATCGCGCTGCTGGCCTTGATCGGCATGGCGATCGAATACGGGATATTCGGCATGCTGGAGCAGCGCACCATCAGGAAATGGCATGGCGCCTCGCGCATAGGAGGATCGAAATGA
- a CDS encoding NrtA/SsuA/CpmA family ABC transporter substrate-binding protein yields MKSRICRRLAGALLGVVAACASQAQDTIRLGLQAVPTDELYQARDWAQPYGLKTEISTYSSAGDSLKAFLAGRVDVVSGGAARLVTMAAKQPEVFYIVAANQYGGDRYGIIVGPEAPYKSIADLKGKKIGVVSGSGAHGTLMLYLEKNQLSPKDFRFVNMKVEDIAAAVNRGVVDAGLAWEPHVALAEVNGAVKRIQSMKGVNESPNFILVNREYAGKHPEAVAKYIASMIDMSQLTANDPKKAGEMIAAQLGKSGVSIPPKAMELAVSRIVVDPRIEDRLLEELPAIAEPMIAAGRINAMPEFGKLVQKSYYERAAALAKARQ; encoded by the coding sequence ATGAAGTCACGCATTTGCCGCCGGCTGGCCGGCGCGTTGCTCGGTGTGGTTGCGGCTTGCGCCAGCCAGGCGCAGGACACCATACGCCTGGGGTTGCAGGCGGTCCCCACCGACGAGCTGTACCAGGCCCGGGACTGGGCCCAGCCCTACGGGCTGAAAACGGAAATCTCGACCTACAGTTCGGCCGGCGACTCTCTCAAGGCGTTCCTGGCCGGCCGCGTGGACGTGGTGTCCGGCGGCGCGGCGCGGCTGGTCACCATGGCGGCCAAGCAGCCCGAGGTGTTCTACATCGTGGCCGCCAACCAGTACGGCGGCGACCGTTACGGCATCATCGTCGGGCCCGAGGCCCCGTACAAATCGATCGCCGATCTCAAAGGCAAGAAGATCGGGGTGGTCAGCGGTTCGGGCGCGCACGGCACCTTGATGCTGTACCTCGAGAAGAACCAGCTCAGTCCCAAGGATTTCCGCTTCGTCAACATGAAGGTCGAGGATATCGCGGCGGCGGTGAACCGCGGCGTGGTCGATGCCGGCCTGGCCTGGGAGCCGCACGTCGCCCTGGCGGAAGTCAACGGCGCGGTCAAGCGCATCCAGTCGATGAAGGGCGTCAACGAAAGCCCCAACTTCATCCTCGTCAATCGCGAGTATGCCGGCAAGCACCCCGAAGCGGTCGCCAAGTACATCGCGTCCATGATCGACATGTCGCAGCTGACCGCGAACGATCCCAAGAAGGCCGGCGAGATGATCGCGGCCCAGCTGGGCAAGTCCGGCGTCAGCATCCCGCCCAAGGCGATGGAGCTGGCCGTCTCGCGCATCGTGGTGGATCCGCGGATCGAGGATCGCCTGCTCGAAGAGCTGCCCGCCATCGCCGAGCCCATGATCGCTGCCGGGCGCATCAACGCCATGCCGGAGTTCGGCAAGCTGGTTCAGAAGTCGTACTACGAGCGGGCTGCCGCGCTTGCCAAGGCCAGGCAGTGA
- the dinB gene encoding DNA polymerase IV — MSQLQRKIVHIDMDAFYASVEQRDNPALRGLPVVVAWTGPRSVVCAASYEARRYGVHSAMAAARAQRLCPDAVYVPPDFNRYREVSRQVRAIFARHTDLIEPLSLDEAYLDVTCNKLGLASATEVAQIIRRQIREETGLTASAGVAPNKFLAKIASDWNKPDGLFVIKPSRVLDFLQPLPVRKVPGVGKVMQARLEQLGIQTVGDLSRHSVAELEQRFGRYGVRLYELARGIDERAVQADQPAQQVSAETTFDTDLALEALGEALERLAAKVWEQGAKKGRIGRTTVLKLKTDRFRILTRSLTLMQPPGSAAELAAIARQLCTRVDLPAHTRYRLVGVGMSNFPDAQAEAPRQAELFGDAF; from the coding sequence ATGTCCCAGCTCCAGCGCAAAATCGTGCACATCGACATGGATGCGTTCTATGCGTCGGTCGAGCAGCGCGACAATCCGGCATTGCGCGGCCTTCCGGTCGTGGTGGCCTGGACCGGGCCGCGCTCGGTCGTGTGCGCGGCCTCGTACGAGGCGCGGCGCTATGGCGTGCATTCGGCGATGGCGGCGGCGCGCGCTCAGCGGCTCTGTCCGGACGCGGTCTACGTTCCCCCCGATTTCAATCGCTACCGCGAGGTGTCGCGCCAGGTGCGCGCCATTTTCGCGCGCCACACCGACCTGATCGAGCCGCTCTCGCTGGACGAGGCCTATCTGGACGTGACGTGCAACAAGCTGGGCCTGGCCTCGGCCACCGAGGTGGCGCAGATCATCCGGCGCCAGATACGCGAGGAGACCGGCCTGACCGCCTCGGCGGGCGTGGCGCCCAACAAATTCCTGGCCAAGATCGCCTCCGACTGGAACAAGCCCGACGGCCTGTTCGTGATCAAGCCCTCGCGCGTGCTGGACTTCCTGCAACCCTTGCCGGTGCGCAAGGTGCCGGGCGTGGGCAAGGTCATGCAGGCGCGCCTGGAGCAACTGGGCATCCAGACGGTGGGCGACCTGAGCCGCCATTCGGTGGCCGAGCTGGAGCAGCGTTTCGGGCGCTATGGCGTGCGCCTGTACGAGCTGGCGCGCGGCATCGACGAGCGCGCGGTGCAGGCGGACCAGCCGGCGCAGCAGGTTTCGGCCGAGACGACGTTCGACACCGACCTGGCGCTGGAGGCGCTGGGCGAGGCGCTGGAGCGGCTGGCGGCCAAGGTATGGGAGCAGGGCGCGAAGAAAGGGCGCATCGGGCGCACCACGGTGTTGAAGCTGAAGACCGACCGCTTCCGCATCCTGACGCGCAGCCTGACGCTGATGCAGCCGCCGGGCTCGGCGGCGGAGCTGGCGGCGATCGCGCGCCAGCTTTGTACCCGCGTGGACCTGCCGGCGCACACGCGCTACCGGCTGGTCGGGGTGGGGATGAGCAATTTCCCCGACGCGCAGGCCGAGGCGCCGCGCCAGGCGGAGCTGTTCGGCGACGCCTTCTAG
- a CDS encoding IS481-like element IS481 family transposase has translation MNTHKHARLTFLRRLEMVQQLIAHQVCVPEAARAYGVTAPTVRKWLGRFLAQGQAGLADASSRPTVSPRAIAPAKALAIVELRRKRLTQARIAQALGVSASTVSRVLARAGLSHLADLEPAEPVVRYEHQAPGDLLHIDIKKLGRIQRPGHRVTGNRRDTVEGAGWDFVFVAIDDHARVAFTDIHPDERFPSAVQFLKDAVAYYQRLGVTIQRLLTDNGSAFRSRAFAALCHELGIKHRFTRPYRPQTNGKAERFIQSALREWAYAHTYQNSQHRADAMKSWLHHYNWHRPHQGIGRAVPISRLNLDEYNLLTVHS, from the coding sequence ATGAACACCCATAAGCATGCCCGATTGACCTTCCTACGTCGACTCGAAATGGTCCAGCAATTGATCGCCCATCAAGTTTGTGTGCCTGAAGCGGCCCGCGCCTATGGGGTCACCGCGCCGACTGTGCGCAAATGGCTGGGCCGCTTCCTGGCTCAGGGCCAGGCGGGCTTGGCCGATGCGTCCTCGCGCCCGACGGTCTCGCCCCGAGCGATTGCGCCGGCCAAGGCGCTGGCTATCGTGGAGCTGCGCCGCAAGCGGCTGACCCAAGCGCGCATCGCCCAGGCGCTGGGCGTGTCAGCCAGCACCGTCAGCCGCGTCCTGGCCCGCGCCGGTCTGTCGCACCTGGCCGACCTGGAGCCGGCCGAGCCGGTGGTGCGCTACGAGCATCAGGCCCCCGGCGATCTGCTGCACATCGACATCAAGAAGCTGGGACGTATCCAGCGCCCTGGCCACCGGGTCACGGGCAACCGACGCGATACCGTTGAGGGGGCCGGCTGGGACTTCGTCTTCGTGGCCATCGATGACCACGCCCGCGTGGCCTTCACCGACATCCACCCCGACGAGCGCTTCCCCAGCGCCGTCCAGTTCCTCAAGGACGCAGTGGCCTACTACCAGCGCCTGGGCGTGACCATCCAGCGCTTGCTCACCGACAATGGCTCGGCCTTTCGCAGCCGCGCCTTCGCCGCGCTGTGCCATGAGCTGGGCATCAAGCACCGCTTTACCCGACCTTACCGCCCACAGACCAATGGCAAGGCCGAACGCTTCATCCAGTCGGCCTTGCGTGAGTGGGCTTACGCTCACACCTACCAGAACTCCCAACACCGAGCCGATGCCATGAAATCCTGGCTACACCACTACAACTGGCATCGACCCCACCAAGGCATCGGGCGCGCTGTACCCATCTCCAGACTCAACCTGGACGAATACAACCTATTGACAGTTCACAGCTAG